In one window of Candidatus Scalindua sp. DNA:
- the pip gene encoding prolyl aminopeptidase translates to MMRTRLFPPVKPYHTGFLRVSKLHTLFYEEAGNPQGKPVIFLHGGPGVGILPAYRRFFDPEFYRVVLLDQRGSGKSTPFAELRENTTWHLVEDLEKLRKHLKIDRWIVTGGSWGSTLALAYAQCYPESVKGMIIRGVFTARASENEWLFSEKGAGQIWPDEFEKFLSILRKAEKREILKSYGKRLTSKNSDIAWEAAQSFANWEGTIMNLVPDEKKKSSFLTKERTIAFATIECYYALHNFFMKSKKNGLFQNMNSIRNIPLTIVQGRYDTICPVRSAYDLHKFLPNSKLTIVPTGSHSPLEASMRKALIKESEEFKNL, encoded by the coding sequence ATGATGAGAACAAGACTGTTTCCCCCGGTAAAACCGTATCACACAGGTTTCCTCAGAGTCTCAAAACTTCACACGTTATTTTACGAAGAGGCAGGGAATCCTCAGGGAAAGCCGGTAATTTTTCTCCACGGAGGTCCCGGGGTCGGTATTCTTCCGGCTTACCGGAGATTCTTCGATCCTGAATTTTACCGGGTCGTCCTTCTCGATCAGCGGGGGTCGGGGAAAAGCACACCTTTTGCTGAATTGCGCGAGAATACAACGTGGCATCTCGTTGAAGATCTTGAGAAACTCCGGAAGCATCTCAAGATCGATAGATGGATCGTGACAGGTGGAAGCTGGGGGAGCACGCTTGCCCTCGCATACGCCCAGTGCTATCCAGAAAGCGTAAAGGGAATGATAATACGAGGTGTGTTTACGGCTCGTGCCTCTGAAAATGAGTGGCTCTTTTCTGAAAAAGGAGCAGGTCAGATATGGCCGGATGAATTTGAAAAATTCCTCTCAATCTTAAGGAAAGCAGAAAAGAGAGAGATTCTCAAATCATATGGTAAACGGCTTACTTCAAAAAACAGCGACATTGCATGGGAGGCAGCTCAGTCTTTCGCGAACTGGGAAGGTACCATAATGAATCTCGTGCCGGATGAGAAGAAAAAGAGCTCATTTCTGACGAAGGAGCGTACAATTGCCTTTGCAACAATAGAGTGTTACTACGCACTGCACAATTTTTTCATGAAATCGAAAAAAAACGGTCTGTTCCAGAATATGAACAGCATTAGAAACATTCCCTTAACCATTGTTCAAGGCCGCTACGATACCATCTGCCCTGTGCGGTCTGCCTATGATCTCCACAAATTCCTCCCCAATTCAAAACTCACTATTGTTCCTACCGGCTCCCATTCACCTCTGGAGGCTTCGATGAGAAAGGCCTTAATCAAGGAGAGCGAAGAGTTTAAAAACCTTTGA
- a CDS encoding DUF1016 N-terminal domain-containing protein, which produces MGRHIADKQKDAKWFEGFLKQLSIDLMVEFPDMKDFSLSNLKYIKQWYTLLEFENSQQALAYLTQIPWGHNIVIISKCKNPDEDITCISETYHKWRYEPTLSPSQEGNITSGSFQVENVSSFPSQEGNISLPGKGNKPHTGKRKCSCPGKGVLGSREKSLPWEGGSERREGCTGITGFCNSVTMEKVRELDYVLTPGRYVGLPDDEDDFDFNERFTTLKKEFEEQLKEEARLNKRIDENLKKIKINE; this is translated from the coding sequence CTGGGGCGGCATATTGCAGATAAACAGAAGGATGCAAAGTGGTTTGAAGGTTTTCTGAAGCAATTAAGCATTGATTTAATGGTTGAATTTCCAGATATGAAGGATTTTTCTTTAAGCAATCTAAAATATATCAAACAGTGGTATACTTTATTAGAATTCGAAAATAGCCAACAAGCCCTTGCCTATTTAACACAAATCCCGTGGGGACACAATATTGTCATCATATCAAAGTGTAAAAACCCCGATGAAGACATTACCTGCATATCTGAAACTTACCACAAGTGGAGGTATGAACCCACCCTTAGCCCCTCCCAGGAGGGGAACATTACTTCTGGCTCCTTCCAGGTGGAGAACGTGTCTTCCTTCCCCTCCCAGGAGGGGAATATATCTCTCCCTGGAAAGGGAAATAAGCCTCATACCGGGAAAAGGAAATGTTCCTGTCCAGGTAAGGGTGTGTTGGGGAGCCGAGAAAAGTCCCTCCCTTGGGAGGGTGGCTCGGAGAGACGGGAGGGGTGCACGGGTATAACGGGTTTTTGTAACTCTGTAACAATGGAAAAGGTAAGAGAACTGGATTACGTGCTTACGCCGGGAAGGTATGTTGGCCTGCCCGATGACGAAGATGATTTTGATTTTAATGAACGGTTTACCACTTTGAAAAAAGAGTTTGAAGAGCAGTTGAAAGAGGAAGCGAGGCTGAATAAACGTATTGATGAGAATTTGAAAAAAATTAAGATCAATGAATGA
- a CDS encoding restriction endonuclease subunit S: MGASPPEESYNVEGKGVPMFQGNVDFGFRFPKQRVYTRDPKRFAEKYDTLISVRAPVGAQNMAYVKCCIGRGVAAFRYKREGSYYTYTYFRLKSLMEEIKQFNETGTVFGSISKGDFEVFEIVIAPINLVDKFQAETKPIDDKVISNCFQILTLEKLRDTLLLKLMSGEVRVEYEN, translated from the coding sequence ATGGGTGCCTCTCCACCAGAAGAAAGTTACAACGTGGAAGGAAAAGGTGTTCCAATGTTTCAAGGCAATGTTGATTTTGGATTTCGATTTCCTAAACAAAGGGTGTATACAAGAGACCCTAAGAGATTTGCCGAAAAATACGACACTCTTATTAGTGTTCGTGCTCCTGTAGGCGCTCAAAACATGGCTTATGTAAAATGTTGTATTGGCCGAGGGGTTGCTGCATTTAGATATAAACGCGAAGGTTCGTACTATACCTATACATATTTTAGATTAAAGTCTCTAATGGAGGAAATAAAGCAATTCAATGAGACAGGAACGGTTTTTGGTTCAATAAGCAAAGGGGATTTTGAAGTATTTGAAATTGTTATTGCCCCAATAAACTTAGTCGATAAATTTCAAGCTGAAACAAAACCAATTGACGACAAGGTGATATCGAATTGTTTTCAAATTCTCACGCTAGAAAAACTTAGAGATACTCTTTTACTGAAATTGATGAGTGGTGAAGTGAGAGTTGAATATGAAAATTGA
- a CDS encoding DUF4917 family protein produces MKIDNYQNVISYLNKNKREKHLLLGNGFSMSYDKKIFSYNAFSDFIKKTDNQLLQKLFGIINTCNFELIMSQLDVFYQLAVEFVADKGLADKITIATKSLKEKLVNAISELHPEQVFKIPAEQSRNCALFLSKYEMYGNSKGKRLMAFWELESNQIVGKIISELIEHWRTSKMLSDTEITKSQEILSKDCQVIANRLLGRIQIETETNKKSEDDFLQRNFENVSLIGLNIECGLVNVLEQRIFEIQKNLKSRASLSVIFLCGSTLEGILLGIATRNPKKFNQATASPKDRISGKVMSFHEWSLHNMINVACEVGLLGLDVKKFSHA; encoded by the coding sequence ATGAAAATTGATAATTATCAAAATGTAATTAGTTACTTAAATAAGAATAAAAGAGAAAAGCATCTCCTCCTTGGTAATGGATTTAGTATGTCTTATGATAAGAAAATATTTTCTTATAATGCTTTTAGTGACTTTATTAAAAAAACAGATAATCAATTACTACAAAAATTATTTGGCATTATAAATACTTGTAATTTCGAACTGATTATGAGCCAACTCGATGTTTTTTACCAACTTGCTGTTGAGTTTGTTGCGGATAAGGGTTTAGCAGATAAAATTACGATAGCTACGAAGTCTTTAAAAGAGAAGCTTGTTAATGCAATTTCCGAATTGCATCCTGAACAGGTTTTTAAAATACCAGCAGAACAGAGTCGCAACTGTGCTTTATTCCTTTCCAAATATGAAATGTATGGAAATTCAAAAGGGAAACGACTAATGGCTTTCTGGGAATTGGAAAGTAACCAGATAGTAGGAAAAATTATCAGTGAGTTAATTGAACATTGGCGGACTTCAAAAATGCTGTCCGATACTGAAATAACAAAATCACAAGAAATACTTAGCAAAGATTGCCAAGTTATTGCTAACCGATTATTGGGGAGAATTCAAATTGAAACAGAAACTAATAAAAAAAGTGAAGATGATTTCTTACAACGGAATTTTGAAAACGTCTCTTTAATAGGTTTAAATATTGAATGTGGATTAGTCAATGTTTTAGAGCAAAGAATATTTGAAATTCAAAAGAATCTTAAAAGTAGAGCTTCCCTTTCTGTTATCTTTTTATGTGGAAGTACGCTTGAAGGTATTCTCTTAGGTATCGCAACACGAAATCCAAAAAAGTTTAATCAAGCAACTGCCAGTCCGAAAGACAGAATATCAGGAAAAGTGATGAGCTTCCATGAGTGGTCATTACATAACATGATAAATGTTGCTTGCGAGGTTGGTCTTTTAGGATTAGACGTTAAGAAATTCAGTCATGCTTAG
- a CDS encoding DUF3644 domain-containing protein has product MAKGKRNLWSVKNELLIKSREAMLCAVQIFNNPNIVFKSESFIVLANIAWTYLLHSYYKKSGINYRYYEQKAQRKRYDKTKRGSFKYWELERCLNDKNCPIDSVTISNLKFLIGLRHEIVHQMTTRIDDYLSARFQACCLNYNKYVKRLFGEDYGIDKYLSFSIQFSSITEDHAKQLKEFSELPQNIAAYINDFDNSISEEVFNNPQYSYRVLYVPRTANRKGQADKVIEFIPADSPEAQGLNKEYRIIRDREKPKHLPTEIIDIMRSKGFKKFGMHQHTQLWKQFDAKDEAKGFGVRVANAWYWYDNWIKEVEKYCVENKELYVD; this is encoded by the coding sequence ATGGCTAAAGGGAAAAGAAACTTGTGGAGCGTGAAAAATGAACTCTTGATAAAATCAAGAGAGGCAATGCTTTGTGCAGTACAAATTTTCAACAATCCTAACATTGTCTTTAAATCAGAAAGTTTCATTGTTCTAGCAAATATTGCATGGACTTACTTGCTTCATTCTTATTATAAAAAAAGTGGTATTAACTATAGATACTACGAACAGAAGGCGCAGCGAAAAAGATATGATAAAACAAAAAGAGGGTCATTCAAATATTGGGAACTTGAAAGATGTTTGAATGATAAAAACTGTCCAATTGATAGTGTAACTATCTCCAACTTGAAATTCCTTATAGGCCTTCGGCATGAGATTGTGCACCAAATGACAACTCGAATAGATGACTATCTGAGTGCTAGATTTCAGGCTTGCTGTTTAAACTACAACAAATACGTTAAAAGACTCTTTGGTGAAGACTATGGTATTGACAAATACCTTTCTTTTTCTATTCAATTTTCATCAATTACGGAAGATCATGCGAAACAGCTGAAAGAATTTTCGGAATTACCCCAAAATATTGCTGCATATATAAATGATTTTGATAATTCAATATCGGAGGAGGTATTTAATAATCCACAATATTCATACAGAGTTCTTTATGTTCCAAGGACAGCTAATAGAAAAGGGCAAGCTGATAAAGTAATAGAATTTATTCCTGCCGATTCGCCAGAGGCGCAGGGATTAAACAAAGAGTATCGAATAATAAGGGATAGAGAGAAGCCAAAGCACTTGCCAACTGAAATAATTGATATAATGCGATCTAAGGGTTTTAAAAAATTCGGCATGCATCAGCACACCCAACTTTGGAAGCAATTTGATGCGAAAGATGAAGCCAAAGGATTTGGTGTCAGGGTTGCCAATGCTTGGTATTGGTATGATAACTGGATAAAAGAAGTTGAAAAATATTGTGTGGAAAACAAAGAATTATATGTTGACTGA
- a CDS encoding type I restriction endonuclease produces the protein MNKISENTIEEFTIELLEKSGYQYLFAPLIAPNGKTPERESFEDVLLIERLQTAVGRINPEISEDIREDAIKQLLRLNSPELIANNEGFHRMLTEGITVSYQKDGNDRGDLVWMIDFKNPDNNDFLVVNQFTVIENSVNKRPDIVLFVNGLPLVVIELKNPADENATVISAFRQFQTYKQAIPSLFTYNGFMVISDGLEAKAGSLSAGLSRFMAWKTADGKVEASPLIGQLETLVKGMLNKKTLLDLIRHFIVFEKSRKEDKETGIITIQTVKKLAYYHQYYAVNRAVESTIRAAGYVPTPGPSQEGNIILGPSKERGIISGSSQDGNISPGSFRVSKGTKSQLPGSGEVISPLQGGDTGVGRKIISYNPKLKELAKKLRKNMTLSEVLLWDQLKQKKMLGFDFDRQRPIDEYIVDFYCKDLMLAIEIDGESHTCEEVYENDVIRQKRLESLGVRFLRFHDLDVKKNLNGVLRVIEHWIKKHQNDLVGRLPTPCPSREGKPTPDPSREGNIIHGSSREGDIISGPTEEGNIPYPFGEGRKSLPGEESVMESPASYGLPGVKAQPVGDRKGGVVWHTQGSGKSLSMVFYTGKIVLALDNPTILVITDRNDLDDQLFDTFAASKQLLRQEPVQAEDREQLKDLLKVASGGVVFTTIQKFQPEEGNVYEQLSDRKNIIVIVDEAHRTQYGFKAKTIDEKDDKGNVVGKKIVYGFAKYMRDALPNATYLGFTGTPIESTDVNTPAVFGNYVDIYDILQAVDDGATVRIFYESRLAKIKLSEEGKKLIADLDEVLEHDELTQTQKAKAKWTQLEALIGSEDRVKQVAQDIITHFELRNNPGGGGLDGKAMVVAMSRRIAADLYKGIINIRPQWHSFF, from the coding sequence ATGAACAAGATTTCTGAAAACACTATAGAAGAATTTACCATTGAGTTACTAGAAAAGTCTGGTTATCAGTACCTGTTTGCCCCTTTAATCGCCCCAAACGGTAAAACACCTGAAAGAGAGTCATTTGAAGATGTACTGTTAATCGAACGTCTGCAAACAGCAGTTGGCAGGATTAACCCTGAAATCTCTGAGGATATCAGGGAAGATGCCATAAAACAGTTACTCAGGTTAAACTCTCCAGAGTTGATCGCCAACAACGAGGGCTTTCACCGTATGCTTACCGAAGGTATAACGGTTAGTTACCAGAAAGACGGAAATGATCGTGGGGATTTAGTGTGGATGATTGACTTTAAAAATCCTGACAATAACGACTTTCTTGTTGTCAATCAGTTTACGGTTATCGAAAACAGTGTAAATAAACGTCCTGATATTGTTCTCTTTGTCAATGGCCTTCCATTGGTGGTTATCGAACTCAAGAATCCTGCCGATGAGAACGCGACCGTAATATCCGCATTCAGGCAGTTTCAAACCTACAAGCAGGCAATCCCCTCCCTGTTTACCTACAATGGCTTTATGGTTATTTCAGACGGCCTGGAGGCAAAGGCAGGTTCTCTTTCAGCTGGACTAAGCCGATTCATGGCGTGGAAGACAGCAGACGGCAAGGTTGAAGCGTCTCCCCTGATTGGCCAACTGGAAACACTCGTTAAGGGTATGCTGAATAAGAAGACACTGTTAGACCTAATACGCCATTTTATTGTATTTGAAAAGTCCAGAAAAGAGGACAAAGAGACCGGTATTATCACCATACAAACTGTGAAGAAGCTTGCTTACTATCATCAGTATTATGCTGTAAACAGGGCGGTAGAATCGACGATCAGGGCGGCGGGGTATGTACCCACCCCTGGCCCCTCCCAGGAGGGGAACATAATTCTTGGCCCCTCCAAGGAGAGGGGCATAATTTCCGGATCCTCCCAGGATGGGAATATATCTCCTGGTTCGTTCCGGGTAAGCAAAGGAACAAAAAGCCAACTTCCAGGTAGTGGTGAAGTAATAAGTCCCCTCCAGGGAGGGGATACAGGGGTGGGTAGAAAAATCATCTCTTACAATCCAAAACTGAAGGAATTGGCAAAAAAGCTGAGAAAAAATATGACGCTTTCTGAGGTTCTGCTCTGGGATCAGTTAAAACAGAAGAAAATGCTCGGTTTTGATTTTGACCGACAAAGACCCATTGATGAATATATCGTTGATTTTTATTGTAAAGATTTAATGTTGGCAATTGAGATTGACGGTGAAAGTCATACCTGTGAAGAAGTTTATGAGAATGATGTTATAAGGCAGAAAAGACTCGAATCATTGGGTGTGCGTTTCTTACGTTTTCATGATCTGGACGTAAAAAAGAATCTTAATGGTGTACTCAGGGTAATAGAACATTGGATCAAGAAACATCAAAATGATTTGGTGGGGAGATTACCCACCCCTTGCCCCTCCCGGGAGGGGAAACCCACCCCGGACCCCTCCAGGGAGGGGAACATAATTCATGGCTCTTCCAGGGAGGGGGACATAATTTCTGGTCCCACCGAGGAGGGGAATATACCTTATCCTTTTGGGGAAGGGAGGAAGTCCCTCCCTGGGGAGGAGTCCGTAATGGAATCGCCTGCAAGCTATGGTTTACCGGGAGTCAAGGCGCAGCCTGTCGGTGACCGAAAGGGTGGTGTTGTATGGCATACGCAGGGGAGCGGGAAATCCCTGTCAATGGTTTTCTATACAGGAAAGATTGTTCTTGCTTTAGATAATCCCACCATTCTGGTTATTACTGACAGGAATGATCTGGACGACCAGTTATTTGATACCTTTGCGGCATCGAAACAGCTTCTCAGGCAAGAGCCTGTACAGGCAGAGGACAGAGAGCAATTGAAGGATCTTCTCAAAGTGGCATCGGGTGGTGTTGTCTTTACAACCATTCAGAAATTTCAACCTGAAGAAGGAAATGTGTACGAGCAGCTCTCCGATAGAAAAAACATAATTGTCATAGTTGATGAGGCACATCGTACTCAGTACGGGTTTAAGGCCAAAACGATAGATGAAAAGGATGATAAAGGAAATGTAGTCGGCAAGAAAATTGTATACGGATTTGCGAAATATATGCGTGATGCCCTGCCAAACGCAACGTATCTTGGATTTACGGGTACGCCGATAGAAAGCACAGATGTTAACACACCCGCTGTATTTGGTAATTATGTTGATATTTACGATATTTTACAGGCGGTAGATGACGGCGCAACCGTAAGGATTTTTTACGAAAGCAGGCTGGCGAAGATAAAGCTCAGTGAAGAGGGGAAAAAACTTATTGCGGATCTTGATGAAGTGCTTGAACATGATGAATTAACCCAGACCCAGAAGGCAAAAGCAAAGTGGACACAACTGGAAGCATTAATCGGCAGTGAAGACAGGGTTAAGCAGGTGGCGCAGGATATTATCACACATTTCGAGCTGAGGAATAATCCCGGAGGCGGGGGGCTTGATGGTAAGGCAATGGTTGTGGCCATGTCGCGCCGTATTGCTGCCGATTTGTATAAGGGAATCATTAATATTCGACCACAATGGCACAGCTTTTTCTGA
- a CDS encoding DUF3387 domain-containing protein, whose product MMLEKLEVVSQMFHGFAYEDYFQSDTSAKLSLILAAEEHILGMDNGRKRYIDEVTALPQVFSIAIPHEQAMDVKDELSFFQAVKSRLAKFDSTGSGRTDEEIETVIPYE is encoded by the coding sequence ATGATGCTGGAAAAACTTGAAGTGGTTTCGCAGATGTTTCATGGATTTGCCTATGAAGATTATTTTCAGTCAGACACTTCAGCAAAGCTATCCCTTATTCTTGCTGCAGAAGAACATATTCTGGGAATGGACAACGGGAGAAAGAGATATATTGATGAAGTAACCGCTCTGCCTCAGGTCTTTTCCATAGCGATACCCCATGAACAGGCAATGGACGTAAAAGATGAATTATCATTCTTTCAGGCGGTTAAATCACGATTAGCAAAGTTTGACAGCACAGGTTCAGGCAGGACCGACGAGGAAATAGAGACAGTAATACCTTACGAATAA
- the ribD gene encoding bifunctional diaminohydroxyphosphoribosylaminopyrimidine deaminase/5-amino-6-(5-phosphoribosylamino)uracil reductase RibD — translation MKNKEPDDIYFMRKAISLARKGMGNTSPNPMVGAVIVADKKIIGQGYHKRCGDFHAEINAINNTRKSVGGSTFYITLEPCSHFGRTPPCVDTLIKNNPKRVVVGSVDPNPRVCGKGIKILQSHGIRVDVGILESECLQLNEHYVKHITSGIPYVTVKYAQTLDGRIATKSGNSQWISSEPSRKYVHRLRRIHDSIMVGRKTITTDDPRLTVRHVKGKNPLRVIVDTRLRIPLKSFVLKDAAANQTIIATTQEASSRKVAAIEKLGAEVLIVKRDLHGGVNLRCLLRELGKRDIISVMVEGGSELITSLLGADLVDKMIIPIAPKIIGEGLEAIGNLSINTIKDAITFSSCRIMRKGGDIVFEGNVLKKTRPRG, via the coding sequence ATGAAAAACAAAGAACCCGACGATATCTATTTTATGCGAAAAGCGATCTCTCTCGCCAGGAAAGGTATGGGGAATACAAGCCCAAACCCGATGGTTGGCGCCGTAATCGTGGCAGATAAAAAGATTATCGGGCAAGGTTACCACAAACGATGCGGTGATTTTCACGCAGAAATAAATGCGATCAATAACACGCGGAAAAGTGTGGGAGGTTCAACGTTTTATATCACTTTGGAACCGTGCAGTCACTTTGGGAGAACCCCCCCTTGTGTGGATACATTAATAAAAAATAATCCGAAGAGAGTAGTCGTCGGTTCCGTAGACCCGAATCCCCGTGTATGCGGAAAAGGAATCAAAATTCTGCAATCCCATGGTATAAGGGTTGATGTCGGAATACTGGAGAGTGAATGTCTTCAATTAAACGAACATTACGTTAAACACATAACGTCAGGAATCCCTTATGTAACCGTAAAATATGCCCAGACATTGGACGGCAGGATAGCCACAAAGAGCGGGAATTCCCAATGGATCAGCTCTGAGCCATCACGAAAATATGTTCACCGCCTACGCCGTATACATGACAGTATCATGGTCGGCAGAAAAACGATTACCACTGATGATCCAAGATTAACGGTAAGACATGTGAAAGGTAAAAATCCCCTACGCGTTATAGTTGATACCAGGCTTCGCATACCCCTCAAATCTTTTGTTCTGAAAGACGCTGCCGCTAACCAGACAATAATTGCGACAACTCAAGAAGCCTCTTCCCGTAAGGTGGCAGCAATAGAAAAGCTGGGAGCAGAAGTTCTGATAGTAAAAAGAGATTTACATGGCGGTGTGAACCTTCGCTGTCTTCTCAGGGAACTTGGAAAAAGAGACATTATCTCGGTTATGGTGGAAGGGGGTTCAGAGCTCATTACATCTCTGCTTGGTGCAGACCTTGTTGATAAGATGATAATACCGATAGCGCCCAAGATCATAGGGGAAGGGCTGGAGGCAATTGGAAATCTTTCTATCAACACAATAAAGGATGCTATTACATTTTCATCCTGCAGAATAATGAGAAAGGGAGGGGATATTGTCTTTGAAGGTAACGTGTTGAAGAAAACCAGACCCCGTGGTTGA
- a CDS encoding SAM-dependent methyltransferase: MDSIDSKRELISVLIKEGPITFAKFMEWALYHPEHGYYTSQKEKIGRRGDYYTSSDVHPVFGQLIARQLEEMWRILGRREFTVVEMGAGKGWLCHDVLTYARSCFPEFFNKLEYKIIEISKYHVRRQSDLLQEFETKVSWESFSVDGLSAAPLVGCFLSNEFVDSHPVHRVIVKDGSLRELYVTVKNGEFSEIADEPSEPLIKEYFGELSIPLKEGQRAEVNLKALEWMKSTASNLKKGFVITIDYGYLARDLYSDERFRGTLMCYRKHRTEENPFVWIGNQDITSHVNFSGLMNAGVKSGLSTTGFTKQSHFLLALGILDKMKELQGDIGRFLAIKNLIVPGGMGDTFKVLIQHKGLKTPILTGLRGMSDKGLIQEIESSQSDRARTRKE; encoded by the coding sequence ATGGATTCCATAGATTCAAAGAGAGAACTTATCAGCGTATTAATCAAGGAGGGCCCGATAACCTTTGCGAAATTCATGGAGTGGGCGCTCTATCACCCTGAACATGGATATTATACCTCTCAGAAAGAGAAGATAGGCAGAAGAGGAGACTATTACACGAGCTCAGATGTGCACCCTGTATTCGGGCAGCTCATTGCCAGGCAGCTGGAAGAGATGTGGAGAATTCTGGGCAGGAGAGAGTTTACCGTTGTTGAGATGGGTGCGGGAAAGGGTTGGCTCTGTCATGATGTACTTACGTATGCCAGGAGCTGTTTCCCCGAATTTTTTAATAAACTCGAATACAAAATTATAGAGATAAGCAAATACCATGTGAGGAGACAGTCTGACCTCTTACAGGAGTTCGAAACAAAGGTTTCATGGGAATCTTTTTCTGTTGATGGTTTATCGGCTGCCCCCCTTGTCGGATGTTTCCTCTCAAACGAATTTGTAGATTCTCATCCTGTGCACCGGGTAATAGTGAAAGATGGCAGTTTGAGAGAACTTTATGTAACGGTAAAAAATGGTGAATTCAGTGAGATTGCGGATGAGCCCTCAGAACCTCTCATCAAAGAGTATTTCGGGGAACTTTCGATACCCTTGAAAGAGGGGCAAAGGGCTGAAGTAAACCTGAAGGCCCTGGAATGGATGAAAAGTACCGCTTCTAACTTGAAGAAGGGGTTTGTCATCACCATAGATTATGGATACCTAGCTCGTGACCTCTACTCTGATGAAAGATTCAGGGGAACATTGATGTGTTATCGTAAACACAGGACAGAAGAAAACCCGTTTGTATGGATTGGTAATCAGGATATTACCTCTCATGTAAATTTCAGTGGTTTAATGAACGCTGGAGTCAAATCGGGATTATCCACAACAGGATTTACTAAACAGTCTCACTTTCTCTTAGCGCTTGGGATCCTTGATAAGATGAAAGAGCTGCAAGGGGACATTGGAAGGTTTCTGGCAATAAAAAATCTTATCGTACCAGGTGGCATGGGGGATACATTTAAGGTCCTGATTCAGCATAAAGGTCTGAAAACCCCGATACTCACTGGTTTAAGAGGGATGTCAGATAAGGGGCTGATCCAGGAAATTGAAAGTTCCCAATCTGACCGAGCCAGGACCAGAAAGGAATAA
- a CDS encoding site-specific DNA-methyltransferase: MSETTHRLVNGDARDLSFIPDESVHLVITSPPYWNLKKYNENPDQLGHIEDYEKFLMEIKLVWEHVFRVLVPGGRLVCVVGDVCVSRRKFGRHLVFPLHADICVLCRKIGFDNLNPIIWYKIANASYEVANGSKFLGKPYEPNAIIKNDIEFILMQRKPGGYRKPTAQQRQESMINKKDFDRWFQQIWNIPGSSLKKHPAPYPLELASRLTRMFSFVDDTVLDPFCGSGTSMVAALRYGRNSIGVEIDPDYCRMGARYLRAESQNLPTKTNLLFEKLLYRKKKLVVKKDQELSRVRPAKKRLEEIC, from the coding sequence ATGAGTGAAACTACCCACAGGCTGGTTAACGGAGACGCGAGAGACTTATCATTCATTCCCGATGAGTCTGTCCATCTCGTAATTACCTCTCCGCCGTACTGGAATCTTAAAAAATACAACGAAAATCCTGATCAGCTGGGGCATATAGAAGATTACGAAAAATTTCTCATGGAAATAAAACTCGTCTGGGAACACGTGTTTCGTGTTTTGGTTCCCGGTGGGCGTCTGGTTTGTGTCGTCGGTGATGTTTGCGTATCTCGAAGGAAATTCGGCAGGCATCTCGTTTTTCCGCTTCATGCAGATATTTGTGTCCTGTGCCGGAAAATAGGGTTTGACAATCTCAATCCCATAATATGGTACAAGATAGCCAATGCCTCATATGAGGTAGCCAACGGCTCAAAATTTCTCGGGAAACCCTATGAACCGAACGCTATTATCAAGAATGATATAGAGTTCATCCTCATGCAGCGAAAACCGGGTGGCTACAGGAAACCAACGGCGCAGCAGCGCCAGGAGAGTATGATCAATAAGAAAGACTTTGACCGATGGTTTCAGCAGATCTGGAACATCCCCGGATCATCTTTAAAAAAACATCCGGCTCCGTACCCTCTGGAGCTGGCATCGAGATTGACACGCATGTTTTCATTTGTTGACGATACAGTGCTTGATCCGTTTTGCGGCTCGGGAACCAGTATGGTTGCTGCCTTGAGGTACGGAAGAAACAGCATTGGTGTCGAAATAGATCCCGATTATTGTCGTATGGGAGCACGATATCTGAGGGCAGAGAGTCAAAACTTACCCACTAAAACAAATTTACTATTTGAAAAGTTACTGTATCGGAAAAAGAAACTGGTGGTGAAGAAAGATCAAGAACTTTCGAGGGTTCGGCCGGCGAAGAAACGGCTTGAAGAAATTTGTTAA